A DNA window from Setaria viridis chromosome 2, Setaria_viridis_v4.0, whole genome shotgun sequence contains the following coding sequences:
- the LOC117842306 gene encoding putative xyloglucan glycosyltransferase 10, which yields MAPWSGFWGARAVLAGGDAYRGGGTPVVVKMENPNWSISEIDADDEDGFLAGYGAGGRRRRRRGKNAKQITWVLLLKAHRAAGCLAWLASSAVALGGAARRRVAAGRTDADAADAEEEVPATAPAPAPPRRSRLYAFIRALLLLSLFLLAVELAAHANGRRLAAPAAVAFGALHAAWVCFRAAYVAPPLQLLADACVVLFLVQSADRLVQSLGCFYIHLKRLKPRPVSPALPDAEDPDAGYYPMVLVQIPMCNEKEVYQQSIAAVCNLDWPRSNILVQVLDDSDDPITQALIREEVEKWQQHGARIVYHHRVLREGYKAGNLKSAMSCSYVKDYEYVAIFDADFQPYPDFLKRTVPHFKDNEELGLVQARWSFVNKDENLLTRLQNINLCFHFEVEQQVNGMFINFFGFNGTAGVWRIKALEDSGGWMERTTVEDMDIAVRAHLKGWKFVFLNDVECQCELPESYEAYRKQQHRWHSGPMQLFRLCLPDIIRCKIAFWKKANLIFLFFLLRKLILPFYSFTLFCIILPLTMFVPEAELPDWVVCYIPALMSFLNILPSPRSFPFIIPYLLFENTMSVTKFNAMVSGLFQLGSAYEWVVTKKSGRSSDGDLALLSPKDHREQQQRPLTSPVAAGARKQPALAKKKKEKYNRIYKKELALSLLLLTAAARSLLSKQGMHFYFLLFQGVSFLMVGLDLIGEDVK from the exons ATGGCGCCGTGGAGCGGCTTCTGGGGCGCCAGGgccgtcctcgccggcggcgacgcctaccgcggcggcggcacgccggTCGTCGTCAAGATGGAGAATCCCAACTGGTCCATCTCAGAgatcgacgccgacgacgaagATGGCTTCTTGGCCGGctacggcgccggcgggcggaggaggcggaggaggggcaaAAACGCCAAGCAGATCACCTGGGTGCTACTCCTCAAGGCGCACCGCGCCGCGGGCTGCCTTGCGTGGCTCGCCTCCTCGGCCGTTGCGCTCGGaggcgccgcgcggcgccgcgtCGCGGCCGGCCGCACGGACGCCGATGCCGCCGACGCTGAGGAGGAGGTGCCCGCGACCGCGCCagcgcccgcgccgcctcggCGTTCCCGGCTCTACGCGTTCATCCGGGCGCTCCTCCTGCTCTCCCTgttcctcctcgccgtcgagctcgcCGCCCACGCcaacggccgccgcctcgccgcgcccgccgccgtggccttCGGCGCGCTCCACGCGGCGTGGGTGTGCTTCCGCGCCGCCTACGTCGCCCCGCCGCTCCAGCTCCTCGCCGACGCCTGCGTCGTGCTCTTCCTCGTCCAGAGCGCTGACCGCCTCGTCCAGAGCCTCGGCTGCTTCTACATCCACCTCAAGCGCCTCAAGCCCAGGCCCGTCTCGCCGGCATTGCCCGACGCGGAGGACCCCGACGCCGGCTACTACCCCATGGTGCTCGTGCAGATACCAATGTGCAACGAGAAGGAG GTGTATCAGCAGTCAATTGCAGCGGTCTGCAATTTGGATTGGCCGAGGTCCAACATCCTGGTGCAGGTGCTGGATGACTCTGATGACCCGATCACACAGGCATTGATCAGAGAGGAGGTAGAGAAGTGGCAGCAGCATGGTGCGCGCATCGTGTACCACCACCGCGTGCTCAGGGAGGGCTACAAGGCCGGCAACCTCAAGTCGGCGATGAGCTGCAGCTATGTGAAGGACTATGAGTATGTGGCAATCTTCGATGCCGATTTCCAGCCTTACCCTGACTTCTTGAAGCGCACCGTGCCGCATTTCAAG GACAATGAAGAATTGGGGCTAGTGCAAGCGAGATGGTCATTTGTGAACAAGGATGAGAACCTATTGACGCGGTTGCAGAACATTAACCTCTGTTTCCACTTTGAGGTGGAACAACAGGTGAACGGCATGTTCATCAACTTCTTTGGGTTCAATGGCACAGCTGGGGTGTGGAGAATCAAGGCTTTGGAGGATTCAGGGGGCTGGATGGAGCGGACGACGGTCGAAGACATGGACATCGCAGTTCGTGCGCATCTAAAAGGCTGGAAGTTCGTCTTCCTGAATGATGTGGAG TGCCAATGTGAGTTACCGGAGTCCTATGAGGCTTACAGAAAGCAACAGCATCGGTGGCATTCAGGCCCAATGCAGCTGTTTAGGCTGTGCTTGCCAGACATCATTAGATGCAAG ATCGCCTTCTGGAAGAAGGCCAACCtgatcttcctcttcttcttgctccGCAAACTCATCCTGCCCTTCTACTCCTTCACGCTCTTCTGCATCATCCTGCCACTGACAATGTTCGTCCCCGAAGCCGAGCTCCCGGACTGGGTGGTCTGCTACATCCCCGCCCTGATGTCCTTCCTCAACATCCTCCCATCACCTCGATCCTTCCCCTTCATCATTCCCTACCTCCTCTTCGAGAACACCATGTCCGTGACCAAGTTCAACGCCATGGTGTCCGGCCTGTTCCAGCTCGGCAGCGCCTACGAGTGGGTGGTGACCAAGAAATCAGGCCGGTCCTCGGACGGCGACCTCGCCTTGCTGTCACCCAAGGACCAccgcgagcagcagcagcggccgtTGACATCGCCAGTCGCCGCCGGAGCGAGGAAACAGCCGGCgctggcgaagaagaagaaggagaagtaCAACCGGATTTACAAGAAGGAGCTGGCgctgtcgctgctgctgctgacggCCGCCGCCCGGAGCCTGCTGTCGAAGCAGGGGATGCACTTCTACTTCCTGCTGTTCCAGGGCGTCTCGTTCCTGATGGTCGGCCTCGACCTCATCGGCGAGGACGTGAAATAA
- the LOC117842095 gene encoding AP2-like ethylene-responsive transcription factor CRL5, giving the protein MTNNSSNSNGNGTNAAASGWLGFSLSPHMTSAMDDHQQHQHHVQQQQQHGLFFPSVTAAAAAYGLGLGAGDAAAVAASAPSYYTPQLASMPLKSDGSLCIMEALRRSDQDHHGPKLEDFLGAAQSQAMALSLDNAAAAAAASSFYYYGGGAGTGGHHHGFLQPCADLYGGPSAAALVADDEATAAATAMASWVAARASAAESGVHSAAAAGHQHHHHALALSMSSGSLSSCVTAHPGEYGMVAAAGAGAMVDGGRKRGVAAGQKQPVHHRKSIDTFGQRTSQYRGVTRHRWTGRYEAHLWDNSCKKEGQTRKGRQVYLGGYDMEEKAARAYDLAALKYWGPSTHINFPLEDYQEELEEMKNMTRQEYVAHLRRKSSGFSRGASMYRGVTRHHQHGRWQARIGRVSGNKDLYLGTFSTQEEAAEAYDIAAIKFRGLNAVTNFDITRYDVDKIMASNTLLPGELARRKKDDEVAAIAPADGGAGGVTTAALAAAAHQAANGSAAAADTWKVAAALAAAEHGHGAHHHHHDVLSGAEAFSVLHDLVTAADGGGHHGAGAAQHMPMSSASSLVTSLGNSREGSPDRGGGLSMLFSKPPAPQQQQQQQAANNKPMMSPLMPLGSWASPASARGAAAAVSIAHMPVFAAWTDA; this is encoded by the exons ATGACCAATAATAGCAGCAACAGCAATGGCAACGGCACgaacgcggcggcgagcggctggCTGGGCTTCTCGCTGTCGCCTCACATGACCTCCGCCATGGACGaccaccagcagcaccagcaccacgtccagcaacagcagcaacacgGCCTCTTCTTCCCTTCCgtcaccgcggcggcggccgcctacggcctcggcctcggcgccggcgacgccgccgccgtggccgccagCGCGCCGTCGTACTACACGCCGCAGCTCGCGTCCATGCCGCTCAAGTCCGACGGCTCCCTCTGCATCATGGAGGCGCTCCGGCGAAGCGATCAAGATCACCACG GGCCGAAGCTTGAGGACTTCTTGGGCGCGGCGCAGTCGCAGGCCATGGCGCTGAGCCTggacaacgccgccgccgccgccgccgcctccagcttcTACTACtacggcggtggcgccggcacTGGTGGCCACCACCACGGGTTCCTGCAGCCGTGCGCCGACCTGTACGGCGggccctcggcggcggcgctcgtggCTGACGACgaggccacggccgccgcgacggcgatggcgagctGGGTGGCCGCGCGCGCCAGCGCGGCCGAGAGCGGCGTgcattccgccgccgccgcggggcatcagcaccaccaccacgcgcTGGCGCTGTCCATGAGCTCCGGGTCGCTGTCGAGCTGCGTGACCGCGCACCCCGGCGAGTACGGcatggtggccgccgccggcgccggcgcgatggtggacggcggccggaagcgcggcgtcgccgccgggcaGAAGCAGCCCGTCCACCACCGCAAGTCCATCGACACGTTCGGGCAGAGGACGTCGCAGTACCGCGGCGTCACGAG GCATAGGTGGACGGGGAGGTATGAGGCACACCTGTGGGACAACAGCTGCAAGAAGGAAGGCCAGACCAGGAAGGGCAGGCAAG TTTATCTCG GCGGGTACGACatggaggagaaggcggcgagAGCCTACGACCTGGCGGCGCTCAAGTACTGGGGCCCCTCCACGCACATCAACTTCCCG CTGGAGGACTAccaggaggagctggaggagatgaAGAACATGACGAGGCAGGAGTACGTGGCGCACCTCAGGAG GAAGAGCAGCGGTTTCTCACGGGGCGCGTCGATGTACAGAGGAGTCACAAG GCACCACCAGCACGGGCGGTGGCAGGCGCGCATCGGCCGCGTCTCCGGCAACAAGGACCTCTACCTCGGCACCTTCA GCacgcaggaggaggcggcggaggcgtacGACATCGCCGCCATCAAGTTCCGGGGCCTCAACGCCGTCACCAACTTCGACATCACGCGCTACGACGTCGACAAGATCATGGCCAGCAACACGCTCCTGCCGGGCGAGCTCGCGCGACGCAAGAAGGACGACGAGGTCGCCGCCATCGCCCCCGccgacggtggcgccggcggtgtCACAaccgcggcgctggcggcggcggcgcatcagGCTGCAAACGggagcgccgccgcagcggaCACGTGGAAGGTGGCCGCAGCGCTGGCCGCCGCGGAGCACGGCCACggcgcccaccaccaccaccacgacgtGCTGTCCGGCGCGGAGGCCTTCTCGGTGCTCCACGACCTGGTGAccgccgcggacggcggcggccaccacggcgccggcgccgcgcagcACATGCCCATGTCCAGCGCGTCGTCGCTGGTGACTAGCCTCGGCAACTCCCGCGAGGGCAGCcccgaccgcggcggcggcctctccATGCTCTTCTCCaaaccgccggcgccgcagcagcagcagcagcaacaggcgGCCAACAACAAGCCGATGATGAGCCCGCTCATGCCGCTGGGCTCCTGGGCGTCCCCGGCGTCGGccaggggcgccgccgccgccgtgtccaTCGCGCACATGCCCGTCTTCGCCGCCTGGACCGACGCCTGA
- the LOC117842096 gene encoding uncharacterized protein — protein MAGRREGEHPASPWRPGVPGEEGDSGPFPSAIILVALVGATATTAAVGQLRRTVRWFYTQLSRSEPYVYWEDVPRTRRPNRSGEAWEQYYQRMRERNEDQRERVERIRCMQDVFKKERSKCRDYRTWESHGPNFYQHSQRDDRYWDAEAFYANQRTNFRSMPRETMSYAMSRHYSILGLDRSRSEPFSDAEIKNAFRRKAMEYHPDQNQNNKEVAEAKFKEVMDSYEAIKSERRNGNC, from the exons atggccggccgccgcgAAGGCGAGCACCCGGCGAGCCCGTGGCGACCTGGGGTCccaggggaggagggggactCCGGCCCCTTCCCCTCCGCCATCATCCTCGTCGCGCtcgtcggcgccaccgccaccaccgccgcc GTCGGTCAACTGCGCCGGACGGTCAGATGGTTCTACACTCAG CTCAGTAGGTCGGAACCATATGTGTACTGGGAAGATGTACCTCGAACCCGAAGGCCAAATCGGTCCGGTGAAGCCTGGGAACAATATTACCAGAGGATGCGCGAAAGGAATGAGGATCAAAGGGAAAGAGTG GAACGCATACGGTGCATGCAAGATGTATTTAAAAAGGAGAGAAGTAAATGTCGAGACTATCGAACTTGGGAAAGCCATGGTCCCAACTTTTATCAGCATAGTCAAAGAGATGACCGATACTGGGATGCAGAAGCATTTTATGCCAATCAAAGGACAAATTTCAGATCAATGCCCAGGGAAACTATGAGTTACGCCATGTCACGGCACTATTCTATTTTGGGTCTTGACAG GTCAAGATCAGAGCCATTTTCAGATGCTGAAATCAAG AATGCTTTCAGGAGAAAAGCAATGGAGTATCATCCAGACCAAAACCAAAATAACAAAG AGGTTGCTGAGGCAAAATTCAAAGAGGTTATGGATTCTTATGAAGCAATAAAATCAGAACGGCGAAATGGAAATTGCTGA